From Segatella copri, the proteins below share one genomic window:
- a CDS encoding TonB-dependent receptor domain-containing protein: MKRLRYIMLLAGLMSLSLQTIYAQRITRSFRNSSMSEALTILAKSTKDYRINFMYDELEDFTVTTSIVKRTAPDAIRQIMGFYPMKMTIDGENIFVECTQKTPTKMIGRIVDTHHRPVDFANVALLNVRDSSLINGGVTNENGQFVIPCGARKAIVRVSCVGYITTSNTYNTGKIGSITLKEATLNLQKVIVKAVRPKTKLTREGFQTQVQGTILSDAGMVADLLKQVPRVRVDKNGNCSVFGKGTPEIYVNGRKLTDKNELQTISSKDVKNVTVITTPGAQYDAQVNSVIRITTVKKQGYGWSGNFQAKYGFAMKNAWQEQANLNYRVGGLDVFGGLMWSDSYFYDKLGLDEYINGNQHQIYQKSAGRIDARNYGPDANLGFNYEFNENHTIGLKYKFGSGYTKYFTDQNNYSIFQDGVHQGDVNYLNDESDSKQTPIHQADFYYDGKIGKWSIDLNASAMWRTKDQIQKATETSTELGDQIVCSDSHTKGKLLAGKLVVSYPLTDQLNIDFGSEYTNSDSHTNNQNEGGVAASNDSRIKEQNIAAFAEAAWSLGDYSLNAGVRYEHVKSDYYAEGVLNPDMSRKYDNVFPNVSLGYDKGKWHSSLSFTAKTYRPSYFRLSGYTRYTSRHSYESGNPNLRPTDAYHLEWDAQYSWLSFSAEYIYNKNASVYMMKPFQGNKDIALSYYENVDKIQNLKFYLEATPVIGLWHLDYTVGLVNQFFDASKYVSDYNANRPSLYLDLENTWVLPHHWKARLEYSYQSRNYRELGVNYAWNSLDASISKSFLNNRLVVRLEAEDLLHGQNESWKYNNSYAHFTRTGIDNTRMFLVNVTYNFNATKSKYKGTGAGNAEKSRL; encoded by the coding sequence ATGAAAAGATTAAGATATATCATGCTGCTGGCAGGTCTGATGAGCCTTTCTCTTCAGACCATCTATGCCCAACGCATCACCCGCAGCTTCCGCAACAGTTCTATGTCAGAAGCGCTCACCATCCTTGCCAAGAGCACCAAGGATTATCGTATCAACTTTATGTATGATGAACTGGAGGATTTCACGGTTACCACGAGTATCGTGAAGCGAACTGCTCCGGATGCCATCCGCCAGATTATGGGCTTCTATCCGATGAAGATGACGATAGATGGCGAAAACATCTTTGTGGAGTGTACGCAGAAGACTCCCACCAAGATGATAGGTCGCATTGTGGATACGCATCATCGCCCTGTAGATTTCGCCAATGTAGCCCTGCTGAATGTTCGTGACTCTTCATTGATTAATGGCGGTGTGACGAATGAGAACGGCCAGTTCGTGATTCCCTGCGGAGCGAGAAAGGCGATAGTAAGAGTAAGTTGCGTGGGCTATATTACGACAAGCAATACATATAATACAGGTAAGATTGGTTCAATTACCCTGAAGGAGGCTACGTTGAACCTGCAGAAGGTGATAGTAAAGGCGGTTCGCCCCAAGACAAAACTGACTCGCGAGGGATTCCAAACCCAGGTGCAGGGTACGATACTGAGTGATGCGGGTATGGTTGCCGACTTGTTGAAGCAGGTTCCAAGAGTGCGTGTAGATAAGAATGGAAACTGTTCGGTGTTCGGAAAAGGCACACCGGAGATTTATGTCAATGGCAGAAAGCTGACCGACAAAAATGAATTGCAAACCATATCTTCAAAGGATGTGAAGAACGTGACGGTTATCACGACTCCCGGTGCTCAGTATGATGCCCAGGTCAATTCGGTGATTCGTATTACTACGGTCAAGAAGCAAGGTTATGGATGGAGTGGTAATTTCCAGGCAAAATATGGCTTTGCCATGAAGAATGCCTGGCAAGAGCAGGCTAATCTCAATTACCGTGTGGGTGGACTGGATGTATTCGGTGGATTGATGTGGTCAGATTCGTATTTCTATGATAAGTTGGGATTGGATGAATATATCAATGGAAATCAGCATCAGATATATCAAAAATCTGCAGGGCGCATAGATGCTAGAAATTATGGACCTGATGCCAATCTGGGTTTCAATTATGAATTCAACGAAAATCATACCATCGGTCTGAAGTATAAGTTTGGTTCTGGCTATACCAAGTATTTTACTGATCAGAATAACTATTCCATCTTTCAGGATGGAGTTCACCAGGGAGATGTAAATTATCTCAACGATGAGTCAGATTCCAAGCAGACTCCTATTCATCAGGCTGACTTTTATTATGATGGTAAGATAGGCAAGTGGAGTATAGACCTGAATGCATCTGCTATGTGGCGGACGAAAGACCAGATACAGAAAGCCACAGAAACCAGTACTGAGTTGGGCGACCAGATTGTATGTTCAGATAGTCATACCAAAGGAAAGTTGCTTGCTGGTAAATTGGTTGTTTCTTATCCTTTGACCGACCAGTTGAACATAGACTTTGGTTCGGAATACACAAATTCTGATAGTCATACCAACAACCAGAACGAGGGTGGTGTGGCTGCATCCAATGATTCCAGAATCAAGGAACAGAACATAGCCGCTTTTGCTGAGGCTGCATGGTCGTTGGGAGATTATTCTCTGAATGCCGGTGTGAGATATGAGCATGTAAAATCAGACTATTATGCCGAAGGAGTGCTCAATCCGGATATGAGCAGAAAGTATGATAATGTATTTCCTAATGTATCCTTGGGATATGACAAGGGCAAGTGGCATTCTTCGTTGAGTTTCACGGCGAAGACCTATCGACCAAGTTACTTCCGTCTTTCCGGTTATACCCGATATACGAGTCGTCATTCCTATGAAAGCGGTAATCCGAACTTGCGACCAACGGATGCCTATCATCTGGAATGGGATGCGCAATATTCCTGGCTGAGTTTCTCTGCTGAATATATTTACAACAAGAATGCTTCGGTATATATGATGAAGCCATTCCAGGGCAATAAGGATATAGCCCTGTCATATTACGAGAATGTAGATAAGATTCAGAACCTGAAGTTCTATCTTGAGGCTACTCCGGTGATAGGCTTATGGCATCTTGACTATACGGTAGGTCTGGTCAATCAGTTCTTTGATGCCAGCAAATATGTCAGCGACTATAATGCCAACCGTCCTTCTCTCTATCTGGATTTGGAGAATACCTGGGTATTGCCACATCATTGGAAGGCTCGATTGGAATACTCTTACCAGTCGCGTAATTATCGTGAATTGGGTGTCAACTATGCATGGAATTCCCTGGATGCGTCTATTTCAAAGTCATTCCTGAACAACCGACTGGTTGTGAGACTGGAAGCAGAGGATTTGCTTCATGGTCAGAACGAGAGTTGGAAATATAATAATTCGTATGCGCACTTCACCAGAACCGGTATAGATAATACCCGCATGTTCTTGGTCAATGTAACTTATAACTTCAATGCCACCAAGAGCAAGTATAAGGGTACGGGTGCTGGTAATGCAGAAAAGAGCAGATTATAG
- a CDS encoding DUF4974 domain-containing protein → MKHELSDINPQKMDSQKWDLLLNLLEHPEKYSETQKDELLGDEEVNELYQQLIETRQSLDFGKSKEGMKMPSIDAEWEKLKDEMKLKEEKQQKEEMNQNAETQQTAKLFPLWSPMRKVAAVAAVLVVSGITFAAIHLVTRSHQPSDKNNTELVASRKDSIQQVSAPQKSNIEEKTDSASLAQLPLVYENAELQNILTPIAGHFHLQVTYQNESARHIRLFLQLEKNMSLDDIIELLNHFEKVNIRHEGQTLIVE, encoded by the coding sequence ATGAAACATGAATTATCTGACATAAATCCTCAGAAGATGGATTCTCAGAAATGGGATTTGCTCCTCAATCTCCTGGAGCATCCCGAAAAGTATTCCGAAACCCAAAAGGATGAACTTCTGGGCGATGAGGAAGTGAACGAACTCTATCAGCAGCTGATAGAGACCCGACAGTCTCTGGATTTCGGCAAGTCGAAGGAAGGGATGAAGATGCCTTCGATTGATGCAGAATGGGAGAAGCTGAAAGACGAGATGAAGCTGAAAGAAGAAAAGCAGCAGAAAGAAGAGATGAATCAGAATGCAGAAACCCAGCAAACTGCCAAGCTGTTTCCTCTCTGGAGTCCGATGAGAAAGGTGGCTGCCGTTGCAGCCGTCCTTGTCGTCTCCGGTATCACCTTTGCTGCCATTCATCTGGTAACCCGTTCTCATCAGCCATCTGATAAGAACAATACCGAACTCGTGGCATCCCGAAAGGATTCTATCCAGCAGGTTTCTGCTCCTCAGAAATCCAACATAGAAGAAAAGACAGATTCTGCAAGTCTTGCCCAGCTCCCATTGGTTTACGAAAACGCTGAGCTTCAGAATATCCTGACTCCTATTGCCGGGCATTTTCATCTCCAGGTAACTTATCAGAATGAGTCGGCTCGCCACATCCGTCTCTTCCTGCAACTGGAGAAGAACATGAGTCTGGATGATATCATCGAACTGTTGAATCATTTCGAGAAAGTGAATATTCGTCATGAAGGTCAAACTTTAATCGTGGAATAA
- a CDS encoding RNA polymerase sigma factor: protein MTEENEQRMERLFHDHYEQMYRFAFALLHDNEEARDVVSDVFSRLWDKQLLPDRAYLMRSVKNACINLIARKKRDERLKRLLPLSEEKLTEEEPSRLEERWQAAVDCIDHDLTDQTASVIRLCYREGMSYKDTAEELGISVSAVNKHIVKGLRTLREKLKGKQ from the coding sequence ATGACAGAAGAAAATGAACAGCGGATGGAACGGCTGTTCCACGACCATTACGAGCAGATGTATCGCTTCGCCTTTGCCTTGCTTCATGATAATGAGGAGGCGAGGGATGTGGTGAGTGATGTGTTCTCCAGATTGTGGGATAAACAGCTGCTTCCAGACCGGGCTTACCTGATGCGGAGCGTGAAGAATGCCTGCATCAATCTTATAGCCAGAAAGAAGAGAGATGAAAGACTGAAACGGCTTCTCCCTCTCTCGGAAGAGAAATTGACGGAGGAAGAACCTTCTCGTCTGGAAGAGCGATGGCAGGCTGCCGTGGATTGCATCGACCATGACCTGACCGACCAGACTGCTTCCGTCATCCGATTGTGCTATCGGGAAGGAATGTCGTATAAGGATACGGCGGAGGAACTGGGCATCAGCGTCTCGGCAGTGAACAAGCATATCGTGAAAGGTTTGCGAACGCTCAGAGAAAAGTTGAAAGGAAAACAATAA
- a CDS encoding nucleotidyltransferase family protein, giving the protein MKTTNDYITILRKYLSTKADAYGITKIGIFGSVARNEQTEDSDVDVCVEMKKPDLFTMVHIKEELQELFGKPVDIVRLRNNMNPMLLKQIKRDGIYA; this is encoded by the coding sequence ATGAAAACGACAAACGATTATATTACCATACTTCGCAAATACCTGAGCACCAAAGCTGATGCTTATGGTATTACAAAGATTGGAATCTTTGGATCTGTTGCTAGAAACGAACAGACCGAAGACAGCGATGTTGATGTTTGTGTGGAAATGAAAAAGCCAGACTTATTTACAATGGTTCACATCAAGGAAGAACTGCAAGAGCTCTTTGGTAAGCCTGTAGATATTGTCCGACTTCGCAATAACATGAATCCGATGCTTTTGAAGCAAATTAAAAGAGATGGAATCTATGCATGA
- a CDS encoding nucleotidyltransferase family protein has product MGKRAIIEALRHYFSTQPVLKAWLFGSFSRGEETKDSDVDIMVSLDKSKPIGLKFFGMWSDLEELLGRKVDLVSEGTLLPFAQESVERDKILVYERTK; this is encoded by the coding sequence ATGGGTAAACGAGCCATCATAGAAGCTTTACGCCATTATTTCAGCACCCAACCCGTACTGAAAGCCTGGCTGTTCGGTTCTTTCTCCAGAGGGGAAGAAACGAAGGATAGCGATGTCGATATTATGGTTTCTTTGGACAAGAGCAAACCTATTGGTTTAAAATTCTTCGGCATGTGGAGTGATTTGGAAGAACTCTTAGGTAGAAAAGTTGATTTGGTATCAGAAGGAACCTTACTCCCTTTTGCACAGGAATCAGTAGAACGTGATAAAATCTTAGTTTATGAGAGAACGAAGTAG
- a CDS encoding HepT-like ribonuclease domain-containing protein — translation MRERSRDKNRLEHMLQAIERICRYTKGKNFEDFIADDMMYYAVVKNIEILGEASNMLTEEFRQAHPKTPWKQVNGMRNYIVHEYFQVDNNVVWDVITNDLPILEQQIKEYLTEEK, via the coding sequence ATGAGAGAACGAAGTAGAGATAAAAACCGCTTAGAGCATATGCTCCAGGCGATAGAAAGAATCTGCCGATATACAAAAGGTAAAAACTTTGAGGATTTTATCGCAGACGACATGATGTATTACGCAGTAGTCAAGAACATCGAAATTCTTGGAGAAGCTTCGAATATGCTTACCGAAGAATTTCGACAAGCACATCCTAAGACTCCTTGGAAACAAGTGAACGGCATGAGGAACTATATCGTTCATGAATATTTTCAAGTTGATAACAACGTTGTTTGGGACGTGATTACAAACGACCTTCCGATATTAGAGCAACAAATAAAGGAGTATCTAACTGAAGAAAAATAA
- a CDS encoding outer membrane beta-barrel family protein, with translation MHSDIGIFPKSKAQIATKIGFNYVFNEKHSIGATYNVNFLPNSTASWPTYQRVMKNGTELESISYDMKWNRKTPPAHYVNAYYRGEFGKWNVVFDNDLVVSQNKAVQNIKEQSSASGESNVNSTNKADNVMAASKLALSYPVGKGKLEGGGEFIYTDRKETYNNVEQIIASTDDHIRENKLAGFLTCYLPLGKIDLEAGLRYEHTVSDYYEKGIWIDGQSRRYDKLFPNASLSFPIGKANFSLDYTMKTRRPSYQELSSNMQYDDVFTYEKGNPLLKPEIIHDITFAGLYKWVYLNFSFQHINDFIVNTIDLQPGEGKPLNILTNVNRSHMNTYTAVLSLSPSIGIWSPRLSLVLMGQNFEMVHYGQMLKLNNPLLMTNWFNSFSISKGYILTADMIGHTSGDNTIATLKPSFQLNLGITKKFKQWTFQFQATDVFRTARNSMFTYGTSMLLDKWNYSDSQAVKLTISYRFNSVNSKYKGTGAGNEEKSHL, from the coding sequence ATGCATAGCGACATCGGGATATTCCCCAAAAGCAAAGCCCAAATTGCCACAAAGATAGGTTTCAATTATGTCTTCAATGAGAAACATTCCATAGGTGCTACTTATAATGTAAACTTTTTACCAAATAGTACTGCTTCATGGCCTACATATCAACGTGTAATGAAGAATGGGACAGAGTTGGAATCCATATCCTATGATATGAAATGGAATCGCAAGACGCCTCCTGCTCATTATGTGAATGCTTATTATCGGGGAGAATTCGGAAAATGGAATGTCGTTTTTGATAATGACTTGGTTGTTAGCCAGAACAAGGCTGTGCAGAATATTAAGGAGCAGAGTAGTGCTTCTGGTGAAAGTAATGTTAACAGCACAAACAAGGCGGACAATGTAATGGCTGCTTCTAAATTGGCGCTGTCTTATCCTGTTGGGAAAGGAAAGCTAGAAGGTGGTGGTGAGTTTATCTATACAGACCGCAAGGAAACGTACAACAATGTGGAACAGATAATAGCTTCTACAGATGACCATATCAGGGAAAATAAGTTGGCTGGATTCTTGACCTGTTATCTTCCATTGGGAAAAATTGATTTAGAAGCAGGTCTGAGGTATGAACATACCGTTTCTGATTATTATGAGAAAGGAATCTGGATTGATGGACAAAGTCGTCGGTATGATAAATTGTTTCCGAATGCAAGTTTATCATTTCCGATAGGCAAAGCCAATTTCTCGTTGGATTATACGATGAAGACTCGTCGTCCGTCTTATCAGGAATTGAGCAGCAATATGCAATATGATGACGTCTTCACTTATGAAAAGGGAAATCCTCTTCTGAAGCCTGAAATTATCCATGACATAACCTTCGCAGGATTATACAAATGGGTATATTTAAATTTCAGTTTTCAACATATCAATGACTTCATAGTGAATACGATAGATTTGCAGCCGGGTGAAGGTAAACCGCTCAACATTCTAACGAATGTCAATCGTTCCCACATGAATACATATACGGCAGTTCTATCATTGTCGCCAAGTATAGGGATTTGGTCTCCTCGCTTGTCTTTGGTATTGATGGGACAGAATTTTGAAATGGTTCATTATGGGCAAATGCTTAAGTTGAACAATCCGTTGTTGATGACCAATTGGTTTAATTCTTTCTCTATTTCAAAAGGTTATATACTGACGGCTGATATGATAGGGCATACTTCTGGTGATAATACGATAGCAACCCTGAAGCCGAGTTTTCAGTTGAATTTGGGAATAACAAAGAAGTTTAAACAATGGACTTTTCAATTTCAGGCAACGGATGTCTTTCGTACAGCCCGTAACTCTATGTTTACCTATGGTACAAGTATGTTGCTCGATAAATGGAACTATAGCGATTCGCAAGCTGTTAAGCTAACTATAAGCTATCGTTTCAACTCTGTTAACAGCAAGTACAAAGGCACAGGAGCCGGCAATGAAGAAAAGAGCCACTTGTAG